The DNA window GCGATCGAGCTCAGGGCGACGCCGCCCGTTCCCCCCGCCCTCCCCGCACCCCTCGACCCCGAGGCCTCCGCCGTCGCGCTCGCCGGCGCCCGCAGCGCGCTCTTGGAGGAGCGTCGCCTGCTCACCCGCGAGGAGCTCGCGGCCCTCGCGGTCCTTCCCGACGGGGAGCTCGACGCCCTCGCCGCGCTCGCCCACGAGGTGCGCCTCGACCGCGCCGGCGCGACCGTCGAGATCGAGGGGATCCTCTCCGCGAAGACCGGCGGCTGCCCCGAGGACTGCCACTTCTGCTCGCAGTCCGCGCACTTCCCGACCCCTGTCCGCCCGGCCCCCTTCCTCGACACCGAGGAGGTACTCGCCGCGGCGCGCGAGACCGCCGCCCTCGGGGCCAGCGAGTTCTGCCTCGTGCTCGCCCTGCGCGGCCCCGACGAGCGCACGATGCGACGCCTCGAGGAGCTCGTGCCCCTCGTCGCCGAGCGCACCGGCGTGCGCGTCGCCGTCTCCGCGGGGATCCTCAGCGCCGAGCAGGCGGCGCGCCTCGCCGCCGCCGGGGTGCACCGCTACAACCACAACCTCGAGACGGCTGCCTCGCACTTCCCCGCCGTCGTCACCACGCACAGCTACGCCGAGCGCTACGCGACCTGCGAGGCGGTGCTCGCGGCCGGGATGGAGCTCTGCTGCGGCGCGCTCCTCGGCCTCGGCGAGAGCGACGCCCAACGCATCGAGCTGCTGGAGGACCTGCAGCGCCTCTCCCCCGGCGAGGTGCCGGTGAACTTCCTCAACCCGCGGCCGGGCACCCCCTTCTCCGAGCGCCCGCTCCTCGGGGCGCGCGAGGCGATCCGCTGGATCGCGCTCTTCCGCCTCGCCCTCCCCGACGCGATCCTCCGCTACGGCGGCGGGCGGGAGCTCACCCTGGGCGAGCTGCAGGCCGCCGGCCTCTCGGCGGGGATCAACGGCCTGATCGTCGGCAACTACCTCACCACCCTCGGGCGTGCCCCCGAGGAGGACCTCGCGATGCTCGCCGCACTGGAGATGCCGATCGGCGCGCTCGGCGACGTGCTCTGAGCGACGCCCGAGCGGCCCACTGCAGCGGCTGCGGCCGCACCCTCGCCGAGTGCGCGGGCTGCGGCCGACCCCTCGACCCTCCCCGCTACTGCAGCGTGTGCGGCACGAGGCTGCGGGTCCAGCTCACCCCGGCACGCGCCCTCGTGAGCTGCCCGCAGCACGGCACCCTCAACGCCCCGGCCGCCCCGTGAAGGTGGCGGCGATCGCCGCGTAGCAGCGCGCCCGCCCGTCTCCGTCGCCGGCGAAGACGGCCCCCCGCCGCTCCTCGAGGAGCCACTCGAGGTTCTCGCGGTGCACCACCTCCCGCCGGTCGAAGCGGTTGAGCAGCACCGAGCACGCCACCCCCGGAAGGGCGCGGCCGATCGCCTCGGTGGCGAGGGCGACGTCGTTCAGCGCGCCGAGGCCGGCGGGGGCGACGAGCAGCACCTCGGCGGGCCGCAGCGCCCCGAGGAGGGCGAGGCCGTCGGCGCCGAGGGCGTGCGGCGAGCGGAGGCCGCCGACGAGCTCGACGACGGCGACGTCGTAGGCGGGGGCCCCGGCCGCGTCGAGGAGCGAGGCCGCCAGCCAGCCGAGCACCTCGCCGCGGCGCGGCTCGGGGCGCCCGTGGCGGCGCGCCGCGA is part of the Acidimicrobiales bacterium genome and encodes:
- the bioB gene encoding biotin synthase BioB, which produces MRQPPVAIELRATPPVPPALPAPLDPEASAVALAGARSALLEERRLLTREELAALAVLPDGELDALAALAHEVRLDRAGATVEIEGILSAKTGGCPEDCHFCSQSAHFPTPVRPAPFLDTEEVLAAARETAALGASEFCLVLALRGPDERTMRRLEELVPLVAERTGVRVAVSAGILSAEQAARLAAAGVHRYNHNLETAASHFPAVVTTHSYAERYATCEAVLAAGMELCCGALLGLGESDAQRIELLEDLQRLSPGEVPVNFLNPRPGTPFSERPLLGAREAIRWIALFRLALPDAILRYGGGRELTLGELQAAGLSAGINGLIVGNYLTTLGRAPEEDLAMLAALEMPIGALGDVL